In the Nerophis ophidion isolate RoL-2023_Sa linkage group LG19, RoL_Noph_v1.0, whole genome shotgun sequence genome, one interval contains:
- the LOC133537715 gene encoding histidine-rich glycoprotein-like, which yields MHTPTHHHTTNTNTPPHYHRHHHSSNTPPYHQHTTTTPPTHQQQTTTTPPTPTHHHSRNTPPTHHHTSKTPATHTHANTPPYQQHKTNTNTPPTHHHHTTTNTTKPATHHHTTNTPPPHHQHTNNKPPPHHQHQHTSNTPAPHHQHTSNTLPPHHQHQHTTNTPPPHNQHQHTTTTQPTHHYHTTNSPPPHHHHNTPLTHHHHDTTRPPTYYQHTTNTPPPHNQHTTTTPPTHHQHTTNSPPTHHHHNTTTPPTYYQHNTNTPPTHHQHTTNTPHYQHTTNTPPPHH from the coding sequence ATGCACACGCCAACACACCACCATACAACCAACACCAACACACCACCACACTACCACCGACACCACCACAGCAGCAACACACCACCATACCACcaacacaccaccaccacaccaccaaCACACCAGCAACAaaccaccaccacaccaccaaCACCAACACACCACCATAGCAGAAACACACCACCAACACACCACCATACTAgcaaaacaccagcaacacacacacacgccaacaCACCACCATACCAGCAACACAAAACCAACACCAACACACCACcaacacaccaccaccacactaCCACCAACACCACCAAACCAGCAACACACCACCATACCACcaacacaccaccaccacaccaccaaCACACCAACAACAaaccaccaccacaccaccaaCACCAACACACCAGCAACACACCAGCACCACACCACCAACACACCAGCAACACACTACCACCACACCACCAACACCAACACACCACcaacacaccaccaccacacaacCAACACcaacacaccaccaccacacaacCAACACACCACTACCACACCACCAACTcaccaccaccacaccaccaccacaaCACACCACTAACACACCACCACCACGACACCACCAGACCACCAACATACTACCAACACACCACcaacacaccaccaccacacaaccaacacaccaccaccacaccaccaaCTCACCACCAACACACCACCAACTCACCACCAACACACCACCACCAcaacaccaccacaccaccaacATACTACCAACACAACACCAACACACCACCAACACACCACCAACATACCACCAACACACCACACTACCAACACACCACcaacacaccaccaccacaccactAA